CATCTTCATAACAAGTTCCTCATCTTCACGACTCTTCATAGCATTATAGATAGACAAAATGTGTTTTTTGTTTCCCATACGAAGAGTGAGCTCTCCCTTTGCTATATCTATCAATGCTTTTCCCGTTGCTAGGAATGGACGCCCTAGGATAAGCGGCACATTCATGTCTTCCTCCATATCCAACACTACAAAATCGACGGGAAATATGAAGTCATGTACCTTCACCAGAACATCCTCAACAATTCCTTTAGGATAGGTGACTGATCTATCTGCCATCTGCAGTGTGATTGTAGTCGGCTTGAGAGTGCCGATCTTCATCTTtctgaaaaatgataatggcATCAAATTTATGCTCGCCCCCAGATCACATAGTGTCTTTGTCTGTCTGTCATTTCCAATGACGCGTGAGATATTGAAACTCCTAGGATCTTTAAGCTTGGCATGTAACTTCTTTTGAATTATCGCACTACAGTTTTCAGATATGTTCACCGTCTCATAATCAAtccacttcttcttcttggagaGCACATCTTTTAGGAACTTTGCATACGTAGGCATCTCTTGCAGAGCTTCCACCAATGGTATATTAATGTGCACCTTCCTAAAAATATCGAGAAATTTGAGAATTTCTCAtccaacttcttcttcttcaccgcAAATGGGAAGGGAACTCTAACTGTCATAGGAATGGGGGGAAAGGGCAGCTTTTCTGGCACTGCGTCTTTCTTGGTCTGAATTTCCACCTTATTCTTTCCCTTGGAATTCTCTTATGCTCTGACATCTTCTTCTTGAGTACTCTTCTTTTCCTCTACAGACATTGAAGGACTTTCATAGCTTTTACCACCTCTCAAGTGTATGGCCTTGCAGTCCTTGGGATTGTTTACTGTTTGTGCTGGAAATTGCCCTGGCTGATGTTGGACACCTACAGCTTGAGAAATTTGACTAATCTGAGTATCAATGCTCTTCATATGCACATTCAAACTTTGCACGTCGTTTTCAACCTTCCCCAACCTTTGTACTTGTCAGTTTTCTCCATGTATTTGGTAGTCTGAATCATGAATGCTCCAAGATATCTTCTGTAGTAGGCTTTTTCTGCTGTTCTACCAACCCATTAGACACTGTGAATCTTGGCGGTGATTGCAGAGCATTGTTTGGATTCCCATATGAGAGATTGGGATGCACTTTGTTACCATAGTTGTTATAGTTACCACCACCTTGGTTGGGGCGATAGTTGTTAAAGTTCATGTTATTCCCTCCTTGGTGCACATAGTTGACACCTTCAACTCCTCCTTGCAGTTCTGGTCCAAGTTGTCTTATCTCCATGATCCCTAATTGAGTGGTCAAAAGATCTAGCTGCTTTGACATTCTGTCTATCCTATCATCTTCTGTAGCAGAGGCCACCCTGTATGACTTGTTTCTTTCATTATTCCATCCTTCATCAGTGGAAGCTACTCTCTCAATCACTTGCATGGCATCATTCTCTCCTAATTGAAGGAGTGCTCCTCCTGCGCTCCAATTCAGTTCACGCATTGCATCTGTAGTACACCCCCTGTAAAAAGTTATGACTTGATGTCCCGGACTTAGACCATGCTTTGGGCATCTCTTCAACAGTGTCTTAAATCTGGCCCATGCTTCTCGGATTGTCTCATGAGGCTTCATCTGGAATTGAATTATCTCTGCTTGCCTCTTTAGAACTTCACTGGGTGAGAAATACTTCTCCAAAAATAAGTCTACCATGGCATCCCACGTTTTAACAGATCCTGACCCCATGCTGTCGTACCAGTCTCTAGCATCATCTCTCAAGGAAAATGGGAATAGCCTTAGTCTGATTTGTTCATCTCTCACCCCATTAAGCTTCACCGTGTTATTGATCTGAATAAACTTAGTAAGATGCTTGTTGGGATCTTCATTGGCCTTCCCCACAAAAGCATTAGCCTCAGCCATATTAAGCAATCCTGGCTTGAGCTCAAAATGATTGGCATCGATCCCATCGTTGCCAATTGGTGGGTTCTCTACCTCTCTGTAAGCGTACATGTTTTGCACTGGCACTGTGGCTTGTtgttcctctttttctttcagtTGTTTCACCACATCTGCAAGTTGTAATTGGAGGTGTTGGACTACCAGATCTGGATGTGGTGCATTGTTCTCTTCATTGTACTTTAGGCCCGAAATAAGCTGTCCGACGaagctggcgggtcgccaggttgggTGTGCGTCGAAGCTAGCGAGTCGCCAGCTGCTTACGGCGTTTTTTTCGTGTTttgctggcgggtcgccaggttcgtttgcatgcgaacctggcgggtcgccagctaTGTCACTGCTCTACGCAGTCTTGgtaaaacggccataacttcttctaccgaactccgattgagacgtttaagatgtccacgcgaagctctttcgaagacgaagagaatcgTATGCATTACATGCGAatcggacttcaaaatctccagaaaAGCTGTCTCGAACATTGAgcagctgcacatccacatattttgtacatttttctacacattctccacaaaatggtcaaaataccaacataatagagaagtaactataaccatgtctcaaagtacacaatatatgattaaaaccaagtaaaactatcctctaaaatcatgtaaaatccaagtgaatcagtacctcatggagaggttgagcggttgcgctcatttgccgacatgcggcaaagagatgcccatattcgacttcaggaggatatcatcgaagaggtTTGGACGCGGAGGGGTGGACATTGATGTGgttgcttttttttatctactatgtaatttttttttcttttatgatgtatgttttttttaatgaaatattcacatttccccgttcgtattcgtgtcgaattttaatttcgtaaattttaattttaattgtgactttaattttattgcgggaagttaTAGTGGAAAGTCCTAGTGtaatgggaagtcctagtaATGACGTGGCATGAAGTTCTTGTGGGAATTActagtgggaggggcgccatTGAAGACGCTCTTAGTATTTTGTAatagagtaaaaaaataattataaaagttaaCTAAATTGGCGCTTGACAGTGAACTCCAATAATTCTCAGCTCCTGAATCCAATCCTTCCACTTCCGtacatattttctctctctaccaGCCGCCAACAATGGATAcccattctctctctacactCAACCCGCGCCTCTGCTCGAGCTCAATTGCTCGCCGCCGGAAACCTAACCACCGCAGTACACCCTGCTACATCGGATTTTCTTCGGCAATCACGCCAACGCAACGCCTCGCGCCGCCCTCATTCAATGCTTCAGCCGGCGGAGCAGCTCTCTGGCGACTCAAAACCGGTGGTTTGGAGCTGAATCGATTGAGATCGTCTTCGAATGACGGTCAATTTCTCGTTGGTTTGGATGGAACGCCGGAACCGAGTTTTGTGGAGTTCATCACTTCGGAGAGGGTGAAGGTAGTGGCCATGCTTGCGCTCGCTCTGGCGCTCTGCAACGCCGATCGCGTCGTGATGTCGGTGGCTATAGTTCCGCTTTCTCAGTCGCGCGGTTGGGGACCGTCTTTCGCCGGTGTTGTTCAGGTTGTCGATGTGATTTAACTCTCATTTGCTTCTGAATTGATTTCACCTGTTGCTTTCACTGCATTAGTGAACGTGTTAGTAAATTTCAGTTGTAGTTGCTTCTGAATTGATCTATAGTGTTGATATTACTGCCTTAGTGAACGTTTTAGTTGATTTCAACTCTAGTTGCCTCTGAATTGATTTATACTGTTGATATTTCTGCCTGAGTGAACATGTTACTTACAGATTTATGTGGAGACCTGCATTGTGGTGTTGAGCGTTATTGGTAGTTTCAGCAGGTGTTTTTGTTGTGTGTTTATTGATGAGATTTCAATGAGTAATATGTGTTTTACTGGATAAGTAGTTTAGAAAAAGCTTTCACTGCATACAACTGCACAGATGGCTGTGTGTGAGTCGGATATTTCAGTGTTTTAACTGCCACCTGATTGTTCTGCAAATAGATATACTCCAGGAGTTTACATTTTtgacataaaataattttgtactacCATTTTTTCAGTCATTTTCTGAATCTGGTTCATTTGATAGTTACTGATTATGGCAGTCATCCTTTCTATGGGGATATCTCATATCACCTATAGCCGGAGGGACTCTGGTGGATCGTTATGGTGGTAAGGTGGTCATGGCTTGGGGGGTAGCTTTGTGGTCTCTGGCTACCTTCCTTACTCCTTGGGCAGCAGAATCATCTTTATTGGCTCTACTTGCAACACGGATGCTGCTTGGTATTGCAGAAGGTGTAGCCCTTCCTTGCATGAATAATATGATAGCAAGGTACCTAGCAATTAAGCTCGCAAGTTTGATTGCCTTATTCTAGTTTAGTGTCTGTTGAAATTTGGAAATCTAAAACAGAACTTGTctgtttgaaattattttcagATGGTTTCCTCAAACTGAAAGGTCAAGGGCTGTGGGACTTGCAATGGCAGGATTTCAGCTTGGAAGTGCTATTGGGCTCACGCTTTCACCAATTCTCATGTCACAGGCAGGCATATATGGTCCATTTGTGATATTTGGACTGTTCGGATTTCTCTGGCTTTTAGTTTGGGTATCAGCAACCTCAAGCTCTCCTGACCGAAGTCGTCAAATATCTAAGTTTGAACTAAGATACATACAGAGCACGTCATCAGTACCCTCTATATCAAAAAGCGGAGCTGAAGCAAGTAAAGGCATTCCTCCTTTCAGACGTTTGCTCTCTAAGCTACCCACTTGGTCACTAATTGTTGCAAATGCTATGCATAGCTGGGTAATGTATTCTTCCTCTAGAACTTTGTCCACATATGTGACTGTCTTTTTCCTAGAGTCGGATCTATTATTTGATTCCCTAAATTATTTACCATGAAATTCAGATATAAATTGAAGTCATTGTTGGCTTCTTTCGTTTGACACATAATACAACTGTTATGCCAAATGCCTTGAAATGTTACCCATCATGAAGTTTTATTATGTTCTATCCTTCCGTGTGTAGGGATTTTTTGTTATACTTTCATGGATGCCAATCTACTTCAAGACGGTACGTCATggaatcaattttgaaatttacaGTTGTTGTTCTTTATGCTTATGGAAGATAAATAACAGGGGTTCTGATTATTGTAGATATATCATGTTGACCTCAGACATGCTGCATGGTTTAGTGCTATTCCATGGAGCATGATGGCTCTCACAGGCTACCTTGCTGGTGTTTTATCAGATATGATGATTCAACGAGGCATTAGTGTCACTTTGACTCGCAAAATTATGCAGGTATATATTTCTCTTTCCATCATTCCCTAGCCAAAATGCCCCCCACCCTATCCCCTtcaaaagaagataaatagaagaaagaaTTAGAACAAGTCCAGTTTCACAATATGGTAACTAACACCAGAACCAAACTTgatgttttttcttcttctccttttaCTTTTCCTTCTCCCTTTCCCTTCTTTTTGCCATTTTGTTTAGCATAAGTCTCCCTCATCTATAATCTATTAGTGTGATATACTCCGTAATTActaattttccctttttatgCTCTTGTGCCTCTTGCCAGTCAATTGGGTTTTTTGGTCCTGCCTTGGCTCTCGTTTGGTTAACAATGGCAAGAAGTCCATTCATAGCATCTGCTTGGCTAACTGTAGCTGTTGGGCTCAAAGCATTTAGTCACTGTGGATTCCTTGTTAACCTTCAGGTTCACATATTCTCTGCATTTCATTTCTTATGTTTCCAAATACTTGGCtaatcatttttcttgtgtCAACAGGAAATTGCCCCACAATATTCTGGTGTCCTGCATGGtaagttttcttttgtttctctgCAAAACAATTAAACGATATCTTCCTATGATCACAGAGTCATcagataaaaatttatagaaGTTGAGAACATCAATAATCCATTTAATTATAGATAATGTCACCCAACTCACCAGTCACCACTATAATAATTGGaaaacaccaaaatcaaatccaCTGTGAAGGCTGATTCTATTTCACCTGGCTACTTTATCCTTGTGAAGTAGGCCTAATGAGATCATATTCCAGAACAATGACTTTGCTATCAGTAGTATTTTAGCTGTGACTGTGAGTTTACATCTTATTTTCTGCACATTGACCTAGATGGTTATATAAGGACAATGACAGTGTAATGAAGAGGCCataactatattaaattatatgtttgATAGGCCATCCTTGGGGGtgaaatatcatatttaacaTATGAAGTCCTAGTTTGCATgctaggaaataaataaatcattcaTTTGCCCCACACATAAAACACATTACTTGTTTGCTAATAAGtttatagtagt
The genomic region above belongs to Salvia hispanica cultivar TCC Black 2014 chromosome 3, UniMelb_Shisp_WGS_1.0, whole genome shotgun sequence and contains:
- the LOC125209532 gene encoding probable anion transporter 4, chloroplastic isoform X2, giving the protein MAWGVALWSLATFLTPWAAESSLLALLATRMLLGIAEGVALPCMNNMIARWFPQTERSRAVGLAMAGFQLGSAIGLTLSPILMSQAGIYGPFVIFGLFGFLWLLVWVSATSSSPDRSRQISKFELRYIQSTSSVPSISKSGAEASKGIPPFRRLLSKLPTWSLIVANAMHSWGFFVILSWMPIYFKTIYHVDLRHAAWFSAIPWSMMALTGYLAGVLSDMMIQRGISVTLTRKIMQSIGFFGPALALVWLTMARSPFIASAWLTVAVGLKAFSHCGFLVNLQEIAPQYSGVLHGMSNTGGTLAAIIGTVGAGFFVELVGSFRGFLLLTSFLYFSAAVFYNVFSTGERVNFDDETSA
- the LOC125209532 gene encoding probable anion transporter 4, chloroplastic isoform X1 codes for the protein MDTHSLSTLNPRLCSSSIARRRKPNHRSTPCYIGFSSAITPTQRLAPPSFNASAGGAALWRLKTGGLELNRLRSSSNDGQFLVGLDGTPEPSFVEFITSERVKVVAMLALALALCNADRVVMSVAIVPLSQSRGWGPSFAGVVQSSFLWGYLISPIAGGTLVDRYGGKVVMAWGVALWSLATFLTPWAAESSLLALLATRMLLGIAEGVALPCMNNMIARWFPQTERSRAVGLAMAGFQLGSAIGLTLSPILMSQAGIYGPFVIFGLFGFLWLLVWVSATSSSPDRSRQISKFELRYIQSTSSVPSISKSGAEASKGIPPFRRLLSKLPTWSLIVANAMHSWGFFVILSWMPIYFKTIYHVDLRHAAWFSAIPWSMMALTGYLAGVLSDMMIQRGISVTLTRKIMQSIGFFGPALALVWLTMARSPFIASAWLTVAVGLKAFSHCGFLVNLQEIAPQYSGVLHGMSNTGGTLAAIIGTVGAGFFVELVGSFRGFLLLTSFLYFSAAVFYNVFSTGERVNFDDETSA
- the LOC125209788 gene encoding uncharacterized protein LOC125209788 is translated as MYAYREVENPPIGNDGIDANHFELKPGLLNMAEANAFVGKANEDPNKHLTKFIQINNTVKLNGVRDEQIRLRLFPFSLRDDARDWYDSMGSGSVKTWDAMVDLFLEKYFSPSEVLKRQAEIIQFQMKPHETIREAWARFKTLLKRCPKHGLSPGHQVITFYRGCTTDAMRELNWSAGGALLQLGENDAMQVIERVASTDEGWNNERNKSYRVASATEDDRIDRMSKQLDLLTTQLGIMEIRQLGPELQGGVEGVNYVHQGGNNMNFNNYRPNQGGGNYNNYGNKVHPNLSYGNPNNALQSPPRFTVSNGLVEQQKKPTTEDILEHS
- the LOC125209787 gene encoding uncharacterized protein LOC125209787; amino-acid sequence: MKSIDTQISQISQAVGVQHQPGQFPAQTVNNPKDCKAIHLRGGKSYESPSMKVHINIPLVEALQEMPTYAKFLKDVLSKKKKWIDYETVNISENCSAIIQKKLHAKLKDPRSFNISRVIGNDRQTKTLCDLGASINLMPLSFFRKMKIGTLKPTTITLQMADRSVTYPKGIVEDVLVKVHDFIFPVDFVVLDMEEDMNVPLILGRPFLATGKALIDIAKGELTLRMGNKKHILSIYNAMKSREDEELVMKMECKVVHVVEVQKTQAIESTLGDFSLPRWMFGSCGGSLSKEETAPNSKVKEKKTKAANSPKVETKICDRALKTTWWKKRLARSYASKIDRKSNTTIYGVT